GGTTGACGTTGCAGGAGGGGTTTGGCTATTCGTTTCGCTCATAATTCTGGTTTATTCTGTTTTTTATTTTAGGATTGCTTCAAACAAAGCAACCGCTTCACGGGAGCATTAGGCATGGCTCGTGCCATTTCCTGAAGTTTAAATATAAGTAGCTGCGCATGAAACAATTCGACTTGAAATGGAATGACTCGTCACAACTTGTGATTAGCGGGCATGAAGGCCACTTCGCGCAATTGCTGCACCGCTTTCCCTTTCAGCGAATGCGCCGCAAACACAAATCGATAAACCATTGGGCGCACATACTTGCAAAAATGCCTAACGTGAGCGAAAGTAACGTAACAAAATAAAATCTATGGAAGCACCAAATCGTGTGGATATTGAAAAAGGCGAAATGAGGGTTAAGCTCGAAAACGCAATCGAGAAAGCCAAAGAGGTTTGCGAGCGCCTTCAAGACCAAACGGCCGCCGCCGCCAAAGCAACCGACAAAACCATCCGCGAGCATCCATATCAGGCCCTTGGCATTGCTTTCGGCACGGGTGTGCTCATCGGAGTACTCGTGACGCTGAGCAGGCGCGACTAAAACCAGTCGCCAAGCGGTTTTCGGAGCACACTGCCGGCCCCACGGAGTGGCAAAGGAGGGCGCGCCAGCGTCAGCGCCGAGCTCAGCCCCGGGGGCCATTAATCACACCTTGAATCGCGGCGACTAAACCATCGTTCTCGGTGAGATTGAAATGGATGGAGCTGGTCTGTTTCTGATCCATCATCACAGGCCGCCATTCCGAGAAAGCACTGGGTTGCTGGTCGATTTGGTTCACAAGCCTGTTTCGGAAGCAGCGCGCCAAACGGAGACGAGGAAACTTCTCCAATGATCTCATCCTCTAACGATTCGCTGCACTGGACGCGGGGCCCTTAGAATCCAACTAAACCTGTGCCACAATCCCTCTCTGCAGGTTTACATCCATCTGTTTTTTCAACCAAAGAACGCCGACCTTTCCTGCGCGAGCTTTCAGGATAAACTTCGGGCTTTGCTTCGCGAGCACGGCATACAGTGGAACGAGCGGTACGCGTGGGATTAATGGAAGCGTCGAACGGGCGCAACCTCTTCGAGGTTGGCTCGGCTCCGCGGCAATTTTCCCAGGGTAGCTCCCCCGCCCTGTCTAATCCTCTCAACGCAAACGCTGCGCCGGGAAAAAGCTCAGCCCGCGCCAAAATGAATAAGCTCGTGTTGAAAGGGCGGGGTCGCGACCCTGGGCTGGAGGGCGCAATCCCCTCGGGATTCTAGGGCGACACCTCCGCCCTCCGAAGGTCCGCGGCGACCACCAGCCATCAAAACGAACGGTCCTTATACCACCCCCCTAAAGTCAGGCCGCGTTTTCCACAGTCCAAAGGCGATGAAGACTTATTGTGTCTTACCTTCGTAAATATCAACTCTGATAAATCTTGTTGGCAAAAAAAGTTTATCAAATGCCAATTCCGGCGCAGTCAACCGGTTGCCTGGCGGTTAAGGTGGGATGGGACTGGGAGCAGGTTTGGAAACGATGACAACGGTGCCGGCCCGATCGAGGCCCGAGGAAGAATATGATGCTGACGCTCGAAAGCAAAAAGCCCAACCGGCTGCCGAAGATTCTGGAGCATGCCAGCGGTGACAAACGCTTCAAAATCCTGGAAGCCCACATGAAGAAGCACCAGTTCAAGCAGGACGCCCTGATCGAGGTGCTGCACAAGGCCCAGGAACTCTTTGGTTACCTCGAAGACGACCTGTTGCTCTTCATCGCCTACAAGCTCCGGCTCCCCGCCAGCCGGGTCTATGGCGTGGCGACCTTTTATCATTTCTTCACACTCAAGCCCAAAGGCCGGCATACGTGCGTCGTGTGCATGGGCACCGCCTGTTACGTCCGAGGCGCTGATAAAATCCTGGCCGCGCTCGAAGAAACCGCCCATATCAAGTCAGGAGAGACGACCCCGGATAATGCGCTCTCGTTGCTGACCGCCCGGTGCATAGGCGCCTGCGGCATCGCCCCGGCGGTCGTCTATGACGGCAATGTGACTCCCCGCCAGAACCCGGCTTCGGCTCTGGAACATGTGAAAGGATGGCTCGCCCATGGTTCTTGATGATCTCATCGAAATTGCGGAGAAAGAACGCGCCGGGCGCAAAAAGCACACTCTGCGCTGCTGCATCGCGGCGGGCTGCATGTCTTCGAACTCCAAAGGCGTCAAAGAAGCCTTGGAAAAGGCCGTCAAAGAGGCAGGACTGGAAGGAGAAGTGGAGGTCCGCGGCGTTGGATGCATGAAACTCTGCTGCCAAGGTCCGCTGGTCCAATTGGACAGCGCCGAGGAAGGGGCAACAGTCGAGGTTAGCTCGAATGCCCCGGGTCCTCTTTATCAGAAGGTCACACCCGAGGACGCCGCATCCCTGGTGGCCACCCTCAAGGGCGGCACGACATCGGTACAGAAAGGCGACGCCAATCATCCCTTCTTCAGGGAGCAGGCGCCGATTGTTCTGGCCAACACCGGCTTGATCGATCCGGAACGCATCGAATCGTACATTGCCGCCGAGGGCTACCAGGCCCTGCACGACGTGTTGCGCGAAATGACCCCTAAAAAAGTCGTCGAGTCCATGATCAAGAGCGGCTTGCGTGGACGCGGCGGAGCGGGCTATCCCACCGGGCTGAAATGGGCCACGGTTGCCAAGACGCCCAGCCAGCAGAAATTCGTCATTTGCAACGCGGACGAAGGGGACCCCGGGGCCTTCATGGACCGGAGTGTTCTCGAGAGCGACCCGCACAGTGTCCTGGAAGGAATGGCCATCGGCGCTTACGCCGTGGGCGCCAACCAGGGCTTCATTTATGTGAGGGCCGAGTATCCCCTGGCCATTGCGCGGCTCCAAACCGCAATCAAACAAGCCAAACAATACGGCCTGCTGGGCAGCGGCATCTTTGAATCCCCATTCCATTTCAATATCGACCTGCGCATCGGCGCCGGGGCGTTTGTTTGCGGCGAGGAAACTGCCCTGATGGCCTCTGTGGAAGGCAAGCGCGGCACGCCGCGTCCACGCCCCCCGTTTCCCGCCGAGCGGGGTCTATATGACTCGCCGACGCTCATCAATAATGTCGAGACCTTTGCCAACGTGCCGACGATCATCCGCAAGGGGGCCGATTGGTTTGCCGGCATTGGCACCGAGAAGAGCAAAGGCACCAAGGTCTTCGCGCTTGCCGGCAAGATCAATAATACCGGCCTGATCGAAGTCCCCATGGGCACCACCCTGCGCAAGATCGTTGAGGAGATGGGCGGGGGCGCTCCGGAAGGTGGAAAAATCAAGGCCGTGCAAACGGGCGGCCCCTCGGGCGGATGCATCCCTGCCGAGGCGCTCGATACCCCGGTTGATTATGATTCGCTCACCAAGCTCGGCTCGATCATGGGCTCAGGCGGCATGATCGTGATGGACCAAACCACCCGCATGGTCGATGTCGCCCGCTTCTTCATGGAATTCTGCATGGACGAGTCGTGCGGCAAATGCATCCCCTGCCGCGCCGGGACGGTGCAGATGCACCATCTGCTCTGTAAACTGCTCGAACGCAAAGCCACCCTGCGCGACCTCCAGCGCCTCGAAGAACTCTGTGACATGGTCCGCAACACCAGCCTCTGCGGCCTGGGCCAAACCGCGCCCAACCCGGTCCTGAGCACCCTGCGCTACTTCCGCCAGGAATATATGGACCTGCTCCAGGAAGATTTGTTCGGCCCAAACGGCTATGGGAAAGAAACTCCACAGGACTCCTCAATAAAAAATGTTCGCCCTTCTTGAAAATTAGCCATGGCCGCAAAAACTCTAACCATTGACGGCAAGCAGGTCAGCGCCGAGGAGAACGCCACCATCCTCGAAGCGGCCACCGAGGCCGGCATTCAGATACCGACCCTGTGCCATCTCGATGGCGTCTATGATGTGGGGGCCTGCCGGCTGTGCCTCGTGCAAGTGGCCGGTGTGAACAAACTCCTGCCGGCTTGCACCACGCGCGTCGCTGAAGGCATGGATGTCCAGACCGACAGCGACCGGCTGCGCAAGTACCGCCGGATGACCCTCGAACTGCTCTTTGCCGAACGCAACCACGTCTGCTCAGTCTGCGTTGCCAACGGCCATTGCGAACTCCAGACCCTCGCGTACAACCAGGGCATGGACCACGTCCGCTTCGACTACTGCTTCCCCAAATGGAACGTCGATAACACCCACGCGCTCTTTGGAATGGACCATAACCGCTGCATCCTCTGCGGGCGTTGCGTGCGCGTCTGCTGGCACATCGAGGGGGCGGGCACCAAAAACGTCTCCGGACGCGGCGCTGCGGCGCGGATCATCACCGACCTGAGCCAGCCTTGGGGCAGTTCGGAGACATGCACCAAGTGCGGCAAATGCGTTATGGGCTGCCCCACCGGCGCCCTGTTCTATAAAGGAGTGACCGTCTCCGAAATGCAACGCGACCGCACGAAATTGGAATTCATCGTCACCGCGCGCGAGAAGAAACAATGGATTTCGGAATAGCCATGCAAGCCAACCCATCGAAAAATCCTTCGCCGCGCCCGCGAGTTGCCACCGTTTGGCTGGGCGGCTGTTCCGGTTGCCACATGTCTTTCCTGGACCTGGACGGATTCCTCATCGAGCTGGCTGGGAAGATCGACCTTGTTTTCAGCCCGTTGATTGATGTCAAAGAGTATCCGGAAAAGGTCGATCTCTGCCTGGTCGAAGGGGCGGTTTGCAACGAAGACAATCTCGAAATCATCCGCAAAGTCCGCCAGCGCACGAAGGTCCTCCTGGCCTTTGGGGATTGCGCCGTAACGGGCAATGTCCCGGCCATTCGCAATCAACTCGGCCTGGGCAATGGCGAGAGCGTCCTGCAGCGGGCCTACGTCGAAGGGGCGCAATCCAATCCCAGCGTTCCCAGGGAACCGGGGATTGTTCCGGCCCTTCTCGAGCGGGTGATGCCCGTGCGCGAGGTTGTGCACGTGGATTATTTCCTGCCCGGCTGCCCGCCCCCAGCCGAGCGAATCAAAACTCTGATAGCCCAGGTGCTGAGCGGCCAGGAACCAAAACTCGAAGGCGCGCAATTAAAGTTTGGCTGATGACAATTCGAAATCCGAGAGCGATGAATAGCCGCAAAAGAACGCAAAGAGCGCAAAAATGTCTAAACGAATCATTATAGACCCAGTCACCCGCATCGAGGGACATGCTAAAATCAGCATTTTTCTCGATGACGCCGGCAATGTGGCGGACGCTGAGTTCCACGTCGTTGAATTCCGCGGGTTCGAGAAATTCTGCGAAGGCCGCCCCTTCTTTGAAATGCCCGGCATTACCCCTCGGATATGCGGCATTTGCCCGGTGAGCCATCTGCTGGCCTCGGCCAAAGCCGGCGACGCAATTATGGCAGTCAACATCCCGCCGGCGGCAGACAAGCTCCGGCGCTTGATGAACCTGGGCCAGATTATCCAAAGCCACGCCTTGAGCTTTTTCCACTTGAGCGCGCCCGACTTCCTGCTGGGCTGGGATACTGCGCCCGCCCAACGCAATGTGTTCGGGCTCATCGCGGCGCGGGGCGATTTGGCGCGCTCGGGCATCCGCTTGCGCCAATTCGGCCAGGAGATCATCGAGATACTGGGCGGCAAAAAAATCCATCCCGCCTGGGCAATCCCCGGCGGCGTGCGCTCGCCCCTCTCCGAAGAAGGCCGCGCCCGGATTCGGGCCTGGTTACCCGAGGCCTACGCCACCAGCAACATCGCCTTCGACCTGTTCAAACAAACCCTCGATTCGCATAAGCACGAGGCGCAGATTTTCGGCAATTTCCCATCCCTCTTTATGGGCCTGGTCGGCCCCGATGGGACCTGGGAACATCACGGCGGCAAGCTCCGCTTCACCGACAGCAGCGGCAGCATCATCGCCGACCAACTCGACCCGCAAAAATACCAGGAATATATCGGGGAAGCCGTCCAACCCAATTCCTACCTTAAATCGCCTTATTACACCCCGCTGGGCTTTCCCGAAGGGATGTACCGCGTAGGGCCGCTGGCCCGGTTGAATATTGCCCGCCAAATGGGCTCCCCTAAAGCCGATGCCGAGTTGAAGAAATTCAAAAAACTAGGGCGCGGAGCAGTGACCTCCTCGTTCCTGTATCACTATGCGCGATTGATTGAAATCCTGGCCGCCATCGAGCATGTCGAGGCCGGTCTCGAAGATCCCGATGTGCTCAGTGACGAACTACGCGCCGACGCCGGCATCAACAGTCTTCGTGGTGTTGGCGTGAGCGAGGCGCCCCGGGGAACCCTTTTCCATGATTACACCGTCGATCGCGAAGGGCTTCTGCGTAAGGTCAACCTCATCGTGGCAACCGGCCAGAACAACCTGGCCATGAACCGCACCGTGGCCCAGATTGCCCGCCATTATGTGCGCGGCGAAACCATTCCCGAGCCGGTCCTCAACCGCATCGAGCATGGCATCCGTTGCTACGACCCTTGCCTGAGCTGCTCGACCCATGCTGTTGGCCAAATGCCTCTGCACATCCGCCTGATCGCTCCCGACGGACATGTCGTGCGCGAGATCACACGAGGTGCTTAGTCCCATGTCCTTCAAGCCCGATTGCTCCTCCTCGTTCTCGTTCTCGAAAGGGCCCCTCCTCATCATAGGCTACGGCAACACCTTGCGCGGCGATGACGGCGTCGGCCCCAAGGTCGCCGAGCGTATCGCGACTCTTTCGCTTCCTGGCGTGCAGACCCTCTCTTGTGGATTACTCACACCCGAGCTGGCAGACCCCATCGCCCAGGCGCAAGTGGTCGTGTTTGTCGATGCTGCCCTCGACGGCTCTCGTGAGGTGCAGCTTCGCAAGCTGGCGCCCGCTGCGTCCTCCCAAATCATTGCCCATGCCGCCGAGCCTGGCGTATTGCTGGCGTTGGCCCGCGACATCTTCGGTCATGCCCCGGATGCCTGGTGGCTTACGATACCAATCAAGAGCACAGCCATCGGCGAAGAATTCTCGCTCATGGCCATGCAAGGCGCCGCGCGCGCTATCGACATGATCAAAGACTCCTTCGGTGTTGGACAACACACCCGCGTTGGCAAGCCGGGCCTTAGCCTGCTCAATGAGTGGTGCTGGAAGACCTCGGCTCATCCTGGTCCATCCGGGTGAACCGGGCGACAGCCTGGGCGCGCGAGCGGACATGGAGTTTTTCGTACATGCGGCGCACGTAGGTATTGACGGTGGGAATGCTGATATTGAGGCGCTCGGCAATTTCCTTGTAAAGATAGCCGCGCGCCAGCAGGTCCAGCACCTCCTGTTCGCGGGGAGAAAGCCCCTCGCCTGCCGCAGAGGAGGCCTGCGTCTGACCAAAGGATTGGACGACTTTGCGTGCGATATTGCTGGTCATGGGCGAACCGCCCCGGTGCACTTCTTCCATGGCTTCGAGCAATTCCTGCCGGGGAGTTTGCTTGAGCAAGTAGCCGGTGGCGCCGGCGGCCAGGGCGTCATAAATATGATCGGCATCCTCGTAAACCGTTAACATCACGAATTGGGTTTGGGGCAGGAGCGGTTTAAGCCGTTTCACCGCCTCGACGCCGCTCATGCCCGGCAGATTGATATCCATCAGGACGACGTCGGGTTTCTTTTCCGCCATCAGGCCCAAGGCGGCCTCGGCGTCACCCCATTCGCCCGCCACGCGAAAACCGGCTGCTCGCGTAATCCAGCCCGCCAGGATTTTGCGCGCCTGGGCATCATCTTCGACAATGGAAACGGCGATAGCCACGGTCCTGTTATACTTCATACCGTGGAAAAGGGATGTCGTGAGTTTTGATGACGCCAAACCACGAGCCGGACGCGCGTCCCCTCCCCCAGGGCGCTGTCCCATTCGCAACGCCCGCCAATTTCTTCCAAGCGCTTTTGCATGTTCAGAAGGCCGTTGCCGGCGGCCACCCGCCCCGCCCCAGGGAGCGGCACGGAGTGGGTGGCCACACCATTAAAGCCGCGTCCGTTGTCGCTCAGCAGCAGGACGAATCCCTCGGGTTCCAGTTGGAGCGAAACGCGGACTTCGGTGGCATTGGCGTGCTTGACGGCATTATTCAGTGCCTCTTTGAAAGCCAGAAAGACATTGTGCCGCACCTCGGAGGTCAGCGCCCAGGGCGGCAAAAGCAGCGGGACCTCCAGACGGCAGCGCAGGCCCGCGGTGCTGAGAAAATTCTGGGCGAACCGTCCCAGATAAGTGACCAGGCTGTCCAAGGTGTCGTGCTTGGGGTTGACCGCCCACACGATTTCGTCCATCGCGCGGGTCAGTTCCCGGGCGGTGCTGTAAATTTGGTCGAGATCGGCCGCCTGTTGGCCGCTTTCAATTTCGCTCCGGACAGACTGGCTGAGCAGGGTAATCCGCGTCAGGCTGGCGCCCAGGTCATCGTGGATGTCTCGCGCGATGCGGGCCCGCTCGCGCTCCAGGGCCCGCTGGCGTTCCAGTTGCTCGAATTGGCGGCGCAACCGGCGGCGGGTCGCCAAAACAACCAGCGCGCCCACCACCCCCGCACCTGCAGCGAGCGCGCTCCCTTCGAACCACCAGGTCTGCCAGAAGTAAGGCAGCACCTCGAACGCAACCGACGCGCCGACCGGGTTCCAAATGCCGTCATTATTGCAGGCAGTCACCCGAAAAACGTATTTGCCCGGGCGCAGGAAACTGTATTCAGCAGAACGCTTCGTGTTGGGAAGTGTCCACTCACTTTCGAGACCATCGAGGCGATAGCGGAAACGCACTTTATCGGGCGCAACAAAGCTCAATCCGGTGAACTTGAACTCGAAGCTTTTTGAGCCTGGACCAATGCGCAAGGAGCCCTGTTCCCGGAGCGCCCCCGGCCTCGGGCCCAGAAGACCGACTGCCTGCTGGCCCCTGAACAGGGGAGATTGGCGAGACCCACCGAAAGCCCTGCCATTCCCAGACGCGGATTTCCCAGCCACCCATTCCTCCAATGGACGGCCATCGACCTGAATGGCCTCAATGTGGACCGGAGGGGGCACGGTATTGGTGGTTACTCCGGCTGGATCGACCACGGCAAGACCTTTGGCCGTCGGAAACCATAATCGCCCATCGGCGGCTTTGGCAGCCCCGGGTTGAAAGCCGCCCGAGCAAATGGGTGAGGCCAGTCCCTGGGATTTTCCATAACCGAGGAAGTTGACCAAGCTGCTCGCGCCATCGGCGCACCGATTCAACTCAGCCTTGCTCGCCCGCAAAATCCCGGCATGCGACCCAATCCAGAGGTTGCCTTCGCCGTCATCGACCAGGTGAGTGACGATGGGGGTGGGCAGGCCCTGGCTGGTGCTGATGATATCAAATCTCCCATTCTTCAGGCGAGTGATCCCGTTATCTGAGGTTCCCACCCAAAGGGTCCCATCTTCCTCGGGACACAACGAAACGACGAAATCCCCGCTCAGTCCGTCCTTTTTGCGAATCTGCTTTAACACGCCGTCCTTGAATGAGCCAAGGCCGCCGCCCGACATGCCGAACCAGAGAGTTCCATCAGCCGATTGGGCAATCGCCCGAACATCGGGCAGGACGAGTTTGTCTTTGCTGGCCGACCAGGTGATTTTACCGTTCTGGTACCGGTACAGCCCCGTGGTCGTTCCAATCCAGATTTCTCCCTGCCGGCCTTCATACAAAGCGACGACGGGCGCACTGATCCTGGCCAAGTCGCCTTCGGAAACAAGGCGCTCGCCCTCTTTGACAAGCAATCCGCCACCGAATGTCCCCACCAGCAATTGCCGTTGTTTTGTCTCGAGGACAGACCAAACAAAAAGATTCGATAACCCGCAACTCTCAGTCCATGTGGTCCATTGGCCTTGGCCATAATGATACAAACCGGCCCCTTCGGTTCCGATCCAGGCCGAGCCGTCGTCTTCAACTGCAAAGGAAAGCACCGCGCACCCGCGCCAGCCGTCAGGGGCATTCAGCATTTGGACCTTTTTAGGCCGCAGGCTGTCGAAACCGGCTCCGGTTCCGATCCAGAGATTACCTTCCAAATCCTGGCACAGGGCGCGCACCCAATCGTGGGACAACCCGTCGGTGCGGCTAAAATGAATCGGTTCAGCGCCGGCAAACAGCAGATAAAGGCCGTCCCTCAGGGTGCCGGCCAGCAGAGCGCCCGATTGGGTTTCAAGCAGGCAGGTGATGGAAGCCGCTACTGCCGAACCGCTGGGCATAGCGGCCACCCACCTGCCCTGGCGTAGCTTGCGTATTCGGCCATTGCCTACCACCCACATCCCTCCATCCGAAGAGGGCAGCACCCGTTCAAAATAAACCGTGGGCTGCGCGTCGGGAAACTGGAAAGGAACGAGTTTGTCCTGCTCGAGGGTGGCCGCCTGGCCGTTGGAAACGAGCCACAACCGGCCTGAGCGGGAACGAGCCAGAACCGCCTTGCGGCTTGGAGAAGCCCCGCCCGGAACGCAGAGACCGTAACCATCGCGCGCGCGGAAAAAAGTTCCCGAATCGTTCAGGAGCCAAACATCTCCATGCTCATCGGAGCTGATAGCCTCAATGACTCCCCCGGGCCAGCCCGAGCCCAGCGCGATGGACTCGAATTGCCCGTTCACCAGCCGCGACAATTGCCCGGTTTCATGTCCAATCCAAAGCGCCCCCCCTGGGTCCTCATACAGGCTGGTAATCAACCCGTCTTTAAGCGCGCTGGTGTTGCTTGAATCAAACACCGTAAAACGAACCCCGTCGAACCGCACCAGGCCATGATAGGTGCCCAGCCAAAGGTAGCCGTTCCGGGTCTGAAGCAGGGCAGTGACGGTATTTTGCTCCCAACCTTCGCCTGCTGGCCAGATGTCGAAAAGTTGCTGCTGCAGAGCGACCGCTTCCGCAAAGGCCGGGGACAGCGCGCCCCCGCCAAGGAATAACAGGACAATCGCCCCAAGTGAAATCTCAAGGTTGAATTTCCAGCGCGCCAACGACGCTAACACATCGTGGATACTGGGGCTTTCAACACGGATTAGCAAGATTGACTATGACGATGAAACCAGGGCCACAGGCAAAAGTCGCCGACTGCCAGCCGGCGGTACGGCCGATTACCAATCGCGCTGCGGTGAGCAAGCAGAAATCAAATCGGCCTGCTGTAGATTCTTCGGAACACCGCCGAGCTTCGTGCAGCGGCGCGGGTTGGATCGACAAGAGTGATGCCCTCCCGGCCTAAGCGCGCTGTCACAGGAGCGCCTTTGCCCTGCTTGAGGTATTTGAAATTCAAATCACGCACGACCCGCGCGGCCTGAACGATAGCCACCACAACCCGGGCCTGCTCAGCGGTGGGATATATTGCCTCCAAACTCTCCCGCGACGCTCCGAAGAATTTCATGCGGCAAATGGCCGCCAGGCCGGCGGTCAGGCTGTCGATGCCATAGCCCACACACCCCGACGAGCCGTCCGGACGCTCCACCCGGCGGATGAAGTGAGTGTTGGCGGTTCGACTCCCCCGGCCCTCCGCCCACCAGCGCAGCCCGCGATATTGTTGGTCGCTCTCGAACTTGCCGTGGGCGCCGACGATTTCGTGACCCTGGTTGACAGGTCCCTCGAAATCAGGCGGGGTGATCCAGTTATTGTGGAAGGTGAAACTCAGGCCATTATCATAATCGACTCGGACCTGAACGGCATCGTAAGCGTCGATCCCCTGGCGCGCCAGTCGTTGCTTTTGGCCCACAGCCGTCAGAGATACCGGCTTGCAGCCGTAGTGATGCTGCACCAAATCGGCCCAATGCGAGCCGACGTAGCTAAAGGGGTCGCTGTGCTCGACCCATTTGAATGCGCGCGCGGACAATTCGAGCGGCTCCTCGAGGTAAGCGTTACCATAAAGGGGCTTGCCGATTTGGCCCAGAACCTCCGAGCGAATGTGCCGATGGTCGGGGTCAAAGCGTTTGTGCATATCGACCGCCACCAGCCGCTGCTTCTGACGCGACAACTCGATGAGCCGGTCGGCTTCCGCCATTTCGAGGCACATCGGCTTCTCGGTTATGACATGCGCGCCCGCTTTTAAGGCGTCGAGAATGACCGGCGTATGCAGATGATCGGGCGTTGCCACGGCGACCACGTCGATGTTGGGAAAGTCCGCCAGCATCTTCCGCCACGGCTTCTCGCCGAAGTAATCCCTGGGAAGATGAGCGGTCCAACCCCGAAACTTCGCGCAAGCCCGCTGCGCGGAGCGGCGAGTCTGTGTCGCAATAGCGACAAGCTGGAACTGGATAGGGGCGAATTCACGCGCCCAGCCGTCGAGACCGATGCGGCTGAGTTGCGGGCTGATGCCGGCGCGCTGGACGCCGGCGTAAGCGCGCAGATGGGCCTCCCCGCCGAACATCCCGGCGCCCACCAAACCGATGGTCAGCTCGAATTTCGACATAAACGACTCTCCCTCTCAGTTGCCCTCAGTATGAAACCGGACATCCACCTGAACCTGTATAGAAACGCTGCAAAGCAAACATTGCAATGCCGCACTTGCATATTGTTATCATTTGGTACATTTACTCATCTCTGACTCGACTCATGACCCTGGCAGGAAAACAGCAAGGACTGGCCCACTTCGCAGAATGAAAAAAAGGAGAAAATTATGTCAACCGAATCAAAATGTCCGTTCCATCAAACTGCCGGCGGCGGCACGTCGAACCGCGACTGGTGGCCCAACCAGCTAAAGCTCGAGCTGCTTGCACCAGCATTCCTCTAAGTCCAATCCGATGGGCGAGGACTTTAACTACGCCGAAGAGTTCAAGAGCCTCGACCTGCCGGCGGTGAAGAAGGACCTCGCGGCGCTGATGACCGACTCGCAGGACTGGTGGCCTGCAGATTTTGGCCACTATGGCCCGTTGTTTATCCAGTAGCTCAGTGCGCCTGCTCCGCCTCAATCCGCTCGCGATAGTACTCGGTCTCGGCGACTATCCCGGGCACGAAGGGTTTGCCTTCTCTCATTGCTTCGATGGCTTTCCTGTTGGTACGCGCAGGTTCGTAGGCAGGATCGAGTTCGAGCGCGCGGTCCAAAGACGCCAGGGCTTCGGCTTTTCGACCCAAACCCGCAAGGCACAATGCCAGATTCCCGCCGCAGCGCGTACCGCCGCATCCTTCCAGGCGCAACATTTCTTGTATTTTCTACCGCTGCCGCAAGGGCATGGACCGTTTCGATCAATGGAACTCATCAAGGCCAATGCTGCCGGGCGGGGCCGGCAATTGCAAGGACACCGGAGATGCCGAAGTATTGTCTCTTCCTGGGGACTTGCAGAAATGGGCTGGTCCACGGTGCTACC
Above is a genomic segment from Verrucomicrobiia bacterium containing:
- a CDS encoding two-component regulator propeller domain-containing protein, encoding MLASLARWKFNLEISLGAIVLLFLGGGALSPAFAEAVALQQQLFDIWPAGEGWEQNTVTALLQTRNGYLWLGTYHGLVRFDGVRFTVFDSSNTSALKDGLITSLYEDPGGALWIGHETGQLSRLVNGQFESIALGSGWPGGVIEAISSDEHGDVWLLNDSGTFFRARDGYGLCVPGGASPSRKAVLARSRSGRLWLVSNGQAATLEQDKLVPFQFPDAQPTVYFERVLPSSDGGMWVVGNGRIRKLRQGRWVAAMPSGSAVAASITCLLETQSGALLAGTLRDGLYLLFAGAEPIHFSRTDGLSHDWVRALCQDLEGNLWIGTGAGFDSLRPKKVQMLNAPDGWRGCAVLSFAVEDDGSAWIGTEGAGLYHYGQGQWTTWTESCGLSNLFVWSVLETKQRQLLVGTFGGGLLVKEGERLVSEGDLARISAPVVALYEGRQGEIWIGTTTGLYRYQNGKITWSASKDKLVLPDVRAIAQSADGTLWFGMSGGGLGSFKDGVLKQIRKKDGLSGDFVVSLCPEEDGTLWVGTSDNGITRLKNGRFDIISTSQGLPTPIVTHLVDDGEGNLWIGSHAGILRASKAELNRCADGASSLVNFLGYGKSQGLASPICSGGFQPGAAKAADGRLWFPTAKGLAVVDPAGVTTNTVPPPVHIEAIQVDGRPLEEWVAGKSASGNGRAFGGSRQSPLFRGQQAVGLLGPRPGALREQGSLRIGPGSKSFEFKFTGLSFVAPDKVRFRYRLDGLESEWTLPNTKRSAEYSFLRPGKYVFRVTACNNDGIWNPVGASVAFEVLPYFWQTWWFEGSALAAGAGVVGALVVLATRRRLRRQFEQLERQRALERERARIARDIHDDLGASLTRITLLSQSVRSEIESGQQAADLDQIYSTARELTRAMDEIVWAVNPKHDTLDSLVTYLGRFAQNFLSTAGLRCRLEVPLLLPPWALTSEVRHNVFLAFKEALNNAVKHANATEVRVSLQLEPEGFVLLLSDNGRGFNGVATHSVPLPGAGRVAAGNGLLNMQKRLEEIGGRCEWDSALGEGTRVRLVVWRHQNSRHPFSTV
- a CDS encoding Gfo/Idh/MocA family oxidoreductase — encoded protein: MSKFELTIGLVGAGMFGGEAHLRAYAGVQRAGISPQLSRIGLDGWAREFAPIQFQLVAIATQTRRSAQRACAKFRGWTAHLPRDYFGEKPWRKMLADFPNIDVVAVATPDHLHTPVILDALKAGAHVITEKPMCLEMAEADRLIELSRQKQRLVAVDMHKRFDPDHRHIRSEVLGQIGKPLYGNAYLEEPLELSARAFKWVEHSDPFSYVGSHWADLVQHHYGCKPVSLTAVGQKQRLARQGIDAYDAVQVRVDYDNGLSFTFHNNWITPPDFEGPVNQGHEIVGAHGKFESDQQYRGLRWWAEGRGSRTANTHFIRRVERPDGSSGCVGYGIDSLTAGLAAICRMKFFGASRESLEAIYPTAEQARVVVAIVQAARVVRDLNFKYLKQGKGAPVTARLGREGITLVDPTRAAARSSAVFRRIYSRPI
- a CDS encoding tetratricopeptide repeat protein; the protein is MLRLEGCGGTRCGGNLALCLAGLGRKAEALASLDRALELDPAYEPARTNRKAIEAMREGKPFVPGIVAETEYYRERIEAEQAH